In Miscanthus floridulus cultivar M001 chromosome 8, ASM1932011v1, whole genome shotgun sequence, the sequence CCTCGGCGTGGAGGGGAGAGGGCAGGGGCGACGGCGGCTGGAACCGTCGGGGCGGGTGGGAGACGCACCGGCAGTgatatttttgtattttggtccttttttaaaacatttttttagaaaaagaccACTGCCAAaacgttttctgaaaatagaccgtttttaggcgtcttaggacatgacgccgaggtatgagggtcggcgtcgactgacacgacgccgaggtcttgccacgtcacggacgacccggtcgacggcgacacggtggcgcatggggcccactacgccgaggtcttgccacgtcacggacgaccccggtcgacggcgacacggtggcgcatggggcccactacgtcggcgtcgtgtcagccaacgccggAGGCCGAACCTCGGCGTGTAGTCTCACCACGCCGAGCTAACTGTTCAATGAGATTCAAAACTCAATTCTACCCTAAAAACGCGACTGAACATAAATTTTTGTCCTTTCGTATCTCCTGATCTGTTTAGTTCTGGCACAAAATGtagtaacaaaagttgtagatctatatgagtactacaacttttctttaaggtTCAAAGTCTTATTCggtctggttggagagatacaaggctccaaagtggggtacatgaaaactgaaatcctgaattcagtcatccagacttagccaaattttgagCTCCCCAAAACAGTCATGGATTCCAACTTTAGGGCTCGTTTTGACTTTCTTACAAGcttatctagctcttggtccaaaaacaaagtttgttgtactccactcaaacttcaacttttatttaaggtgcaactccataaaAGCATTGTAAGCAATTGGTCAACAtcggtcaaaatagcatcacggtaaagctcaatttagagtttttgaccgattgaggcattttcttgacctttgctcaacatgaatccttcgtgacttttgttgtagagttcatctagagtcatttgggcaaggttgcaaggtttggttgatgacacatgttctcattcacttaataagaccaacaaacataaatatagcatgtctactcttattagtataactcgtgttagtagAAGAGAAATtgttgagaaagatttttcatttgaatcatgcaaataggatttcaacctataccaaaggtttagtttaatactttattctttcttttttatgattTATAGGCTCGGCGTCAAGTCTGATACGAAAGGAGATACGAAAGGACAAAAATAGTATTCGAGTACATTTAAAATCTTTAAGTACGACACTGTCCTCCGGCGTGCAAATCAGAGCTCCTGCCACGTGACGCCGCTGTCGTGGAGTCTCTTTGGCGACCGCCGTTACCACATCTTGGTCGGGCGTCAGCCGTCAGCACAGTAAGATGCTGGCTCGTCTGGGTTGCCCGAGCTGGCGTCCACCATGCGGCCGTGGCCCTCGCAGCCCTCCAGCAGCATAGACAGCAGCAGGCGGCAGACCACTAGCCTCATTGGAATGGCGGCAGCCAGCAGCCGATGTGGAACTCCTGTCGACGAATGGAATGGCGGCGCAATGTAGTCATGGGGGAGGGACGAGAGCGCGAGGGTGACTGAGGCGAAGGAGGCAAGCAGGGATTCGATGGTGACACGGCCGGGAGACTAGCAGATGCAGTGGCGGTAGCCTCGCGAGTAAAAAAATGCCGCCAAAGCCGAGAATCTTAGGGAGGGGACTCCACCTGGGTTTCTGGGCTAGGCACAGGGCTAGGCATGGACATGCCAAGCCCACTCGGGACCCAGGTTAGAATTAATTACAAAATTGATTAATAAACAGAGATAGGATGCCGTGAGATGTGTGCAATTTTCTAGAGGAGTATTGGAAGGGAAACACAACCTTCCTCAACTAAATTTTCAGAAATTGCCATATGAGTCGTGCGAGAAACCATGGCACGAGTCACCACTGCGATCACGCCACATACTCTTGGTGTGATTCAATGGACATATTAGCATTTCTGCGAACACACATTCCTAACACATCCTCCGTATCTTTTCAGGTCAATCAAAAGTGAATGACCTAGTGTTGATTTTTTCCCTTCCTCAAAAAtgaatgacctagagatccctaaAAACCGTATTCTACATCTATTATATATACCATCTAAAAAAACAAAAGGAGGTTTCGTCCACAGCCTTTCGTTTGTGCGCCCACCCCCCAGGCTAAATCCGGATCGGTTTAACCCACGTGTGACTTGTGAGCTGTCTCCACACGTCGATAAGATTGCATGCCCACATGCAAATAGCTGGTGCAATACGGAGCCAGATCGATCTAAAAAAAATCCGGATTGGTCAAGTGCAACGACGCCAGCTCGGTCTCAAAAAAATCCGGATCGGCTATAAATAAAAGTGTCGCCTCACGCCAGTTCTCAGGTAATTCTACGCCAGCTCTCAGGTAATTCTCATCTCTTTCTCTATTAAAAAAACATTGTTCAAACACCAACAAAAAAATTCGGATTCAACATTTATATAATTTTTATATTATTATCTGTTTTCATGACTCTCTCCTTCTATTTTTATAGTCACAATTTTTTCTACttaatggatcctttgggcaacaTGAATCCTtcgtgacttttgttgtagagttcatctagagtcatttgggcaaggttgcaaggtttggttgatgacacatgttctcattcacttaataagaccattccaacaaggatataacttatgaaatgataagttatatccttgttggaatggtcttattaagtgaatgagaacatgtgtcatcaaccaaaccttgcaaccttgcccaaaagactctagatgaactctacaacaaaagtcacgaaggattcatgttgagcaaaggtcaagaaaatgcctcaatcggtcaaaaactctaaattgagctttaccatgatgctattttgaccggtGTTGACCAATTGCTTACAATGCTtttatggagttgcaccttaaataaaagttgaagtttgagtggagtacaacaaactttgtttttggaccaagagctagataagCTTGTAAGAAAGTCAAAACGAGCCCTAAATTTGGAATCCATGACTGTTTTGGGGAGctcaaaatttggctaagtctggatgactgaattcaggatttcagttttcatgtaccccactttggagccttgtatctctccaaccagaccGAATAAGACTTTGAaccttaaagaaaagttgtagtactcatatagatctacaacttttgttactaCATTTTGTGCCAGAACTAAACAGATCAGGAGATACGAAAGGACAAAAATTTATGTTCAGTCGCGTTTTTGGGGTAGAATTGAGTTTTGAATCTCATTGAACAGGTAGCTCGGCGTGGTGAGACTACACGCCGAGGTTCGGCCTccggcgttggctgacacgacgccgacgtagtgggccccatgcgccaccgtgtcgccgtcgaccggggtcgtccgtgacgtggcaagacctcggcgtcgtgtcagtcgacgccgaccctcatacctcggcgtcatgtcctaagacgcctaaaaacggtctattttcagaaaacgttTTGGCAGTggtctttttctaaaaaaatgttttaaaaaaggaccaaaatacaaaaataacTCCCGCACCGGCCGCTGCATGCAGATTTTGCGACTCTCCAAACGAAACGAGCAGATCAAAATACATATGCAGTACGTACATGTTATGCTCTAAGCTTAAATGTGAacatgataggtggggcccacattttggtaaatttctttttataaaatatagtcaatattgGTCTTGATTTGTAGATAGAATTATAAGGAGACCAGAGGTTCAATCAGATTATGAATTAAATATATGATTTAATAACTATGGTGATCTAAAAATTCTTTCTTAATGAAAAGGAGTTACGTTTACCACCGCTCCATATAGATTCCGACGCCCGTGCATGCACTCCCCACTCCCGCGCTGGGCTCTCTGCCAATCAGCCTGTTCCACACGCCGTAAATAATCGTGCATTATTTACTGTTGGCCggtttagggcctctttggcacggttTATGTCGGCTTCaacttcatctattttgcgcaaatcaaGGTACTGTAgcatgaagccgttttgtaagccggggttaaaatgaactagaagcctgAAAAAGCTAGTTTTTTTTGGCTTCACCGGCTTTAGCTTCAccagtgaagccgttttggacGAGTCGTACCAAAGGGGGCTttagtataagagaaaaatactatttcaacttataatccatgatcgtatacgagcaaacaAAGAGACTAAAAGATTGTTGTACAGCAGAATATCGCATCAAATCCAATTCTTTTGTTGAATAGTACCCTTCCTCATTATATTGGTCCCCGGACTAGATGTTGCAGTTGCAACACACCAATCCTAATGCATCATGTATCATGCAAGGTAATGTAACACGTTACAATCCAAGaagaaattttggaatttaaatagTGCAAAATTATAATAACATCGAGTAATTCTTTGAGATGGTAAAGTTTCATGGGTTCATTCTTTTTTTTTCCCTGCATTCCTCTTTACAAATTACAACAGCAGGAAGTTTCATACAAAGTCTACAACAGGTACGTCATCACTACACGAGCAGGACAAAGAGCATTTTTGTGGAGCACCGAACGATGGAGATACCAAACCTGCATGCCCACGCGTGGGCAGGAGGATCGCGGAGTGTCAGCCTTAGCTCGTCGTGACTGCGACGGCGGTGCGGCAGGCGGGCGTCCTGGCGAGCCACCGGTCGACGCAGGCGGCGTGGAACGCGTGCGTGCATGCCGGCATGGCGCGCCACCGCTCCCCGGCGCGCGCGGCCTCGAGGCACACGGCGCACGAGGCGGAGTCAGCGGCCTCGTCGctgccaccgcagccaccgggGAAGGCGAAGCTTGGGAGGAGGCGGATGTCAGCGGGCGAGAACCCCGTGCGGAGAGGCGGAGGCGAAGGGGAAGAAGGGTCAAGCGACGGGACGCGGTAGCGGCTACCGCGGTGGTGGCGGAAGGCGCGCGCGGcgagggcgaggacgaggacgaggaggagcaaGGCGGACGCGGCGGCGAAGAGGACGAAGATCGCGAGCGCGGCCGCCATCACGGCCGCCTGCACGGCGAGCGACGGCGCACTGGCGGTGCCGCCGGACGGCACCGGTGCGCCCGTGCTTATTGGCTTCTCTTCCCGGTCCCGGGGCGTGCTCATCGGGCACGGCGACGCCGGCTGGAGCGGGCGCGGCCATTTGAATTGGGATGAGGTGGCCGGCGTCGCCCTTGGCGTGGCTCGGGCGCTCGGCGGTGCGCGGTGGAATAGAATGGAATATTCAGCGGGGATCGGTGGAGAGACGGGAATTGGGAGGGCTCCCCAATCTTGAGCTTTGGCCGCGTTCGGTACGTTGGCGCATTGCCGTGAGCTCGACGGTTATGTAAAGGAACGAATggatattttattttattattacaatTATTTTTAAAACCAGTCAAAGTAAGGATTTGTTTGTATGATGGTTTCTACGGCTGATAAGCcagctgaagctgatttgttcgATTACTAATTACTAAaacctttttttcttttatcttgaATCTAATTCTACTTACTTTCTTTTTTCGAATCTTTTTCAAAAAATCGATTTCTGCTTTTTTGGATCCAGTTTCGCTTATTCTCCTCGATGGATTCTATCTTAAAACACACATTGCTAACACTAGAAAACTTCCCGCTTCTTTCTATTCTATTGAGATGACAAAGAAGAAAAAGTGGATTTCCAGTCGCAGGCTTCGAAAAGAAAAACATTATACCATAACTAATAAACAATGAGTTCAAGCGGCGTTCGTTTTCCTCCGGAATTGACATCCGATAGAGGCATCATGCGCAGGAGTCGAATCATCTGTGGTTGATGCTGATGCAAGGGCACTTAAAAGCCATTGGGATGGGACCTGTTAATAGTATGCTTTAGCGAAACcaatttccttttattaaaatattaattttgTAAAGAGCGGATCGTTTTTTCAACCCAGTTTTTAAATTCTCAAAACACCTCTAAATTCTCATAAAAATATATAGTTCTGATTTTTTATTCAAGTCGACAAGGAGTCAATGTGAAGCACTGATTTGTCCGTTGATAAATGTGACGAAGTACCAAAAAAAATGTGGCGACACTCGAAAGTTTATTTGTTTCGTTCTTtgcctgtttttttttctttttgttttctatGTCAAATTTTTCATGTCCGTGTCATTTCTTCTgttcttttaatttttcttttgttTGTCATGTTGTTGGAAGGCGCAGGAGGAGAAGGCCGTCCATGTCATTTCTTCTGTTCTTTTATTACTTTCTGTTTGTCATGTTTTTGGAAGGCGGAGGAGGAGAGGGTCATGTGTCCTGACGAGTTGTCACACTCAGAGTCGGCCACTGAACTCTTAAAATTAGGCGGTGTTTAATTCGCGAAATTtaagaatttggctactgtaccactttcgtttttatttggcatttagtgttcaattatggactaattaaactcaaaacgttcgtctcgcgatttccaactaaactgtgcaattagtttttttttcgtctatatttaatgctccatgcacgtatcgcaagattcgatgtgatagctactgtagctCTTTTTAGGaaactttttggaaactaaacatagCCTTAGATTACCTCTTTAAATAATCATGTCTTATTTGTCCTAGCTAGCTAGCACATGAACATGGGTTTGCTCGGACGGAAGGCGAGTCTATTCCTATCGCTATCCATATCCCTAATCCCTATCTCTACCTTCCTCTCTCGTGTGATCAATCTTGGTCTTGCTATGATGTACGCGTCTGATACGTTGCACGCACATTGATTAGAGGAAGAGAGCTTGTGTGCTCTGGGGTAGGCGAGGATGCTCTTGTTCTGTCGGGGTTACTTTAGTTTCACATCATTCAGGAGCCGAACTCCCGGTTGGGTTGTTGCGTGCGTTACCTTTTCCGAACCTAGCCGTATGAATTGGTCAGTGGCGGTGGTTGCTTTGTTCTACTCGACTTCATCGAGCAGCAGAGCACCAAGCGACCGTATGAATTGGTCAGTGGCGGTGGTTGCTTTGTTCTACTCGACTTCATCGAGCAGCAGAGCACCAAGCGACGGTGAGGCAGAACCCAGCCTGTTTAGTTCCCTTTCATTTtgtaaaaattttcaagatttttcgtcacatcgaatctttggacgcatgcatgaaacattaaatataaataaaaaataaaactaattacacagtttagacgaaattcacgagacgaatcttttaagtctaattagactatgattgaacactaattaccaaataacaatgaaagtgctacagtctTTATGTTCTACCTAGGTGAATGTGGTCGTTCCTCTACATGGGAAGATGTGACACGAATGAAAGCTGCCGTCTTTATGTTCTTGAACTCTGAAGCAACTCCATGGTGACAAAGATGGTGTGGACACAACAACGTCGCATGGAACTCGAGATTGACCACATAGAAATTGTCGAGCGTATCTTTCCTCTTTCATTTTGCTAATATTGAAATGGAATTTCTTCGTTGTGGTGCTACGTCCgacttttgattttttttcatacTAGCTAGAACAACTAGCATCCAACCAAAGTCTGATTCCAAGGTGTATGAAGCTACGTGCAATGTATAGGCAATTTTGCTAGTACCCTTAAGTGTGTAATAGCTAGGGGTAGAGCATCCCCTCTCCCCGCCCCAATacaatttccttttattaaaatattaattttgTACGTATAGTTCATAGGTGATTAGTACTCAATTACAGAGACTATCCTCGATACTTGGGTCAATTACAGAGACTGTCCCCGTGGATACGCGGTCTTCTCTACTCTCCCTGTGGCGCGTGCAGCAGCTGGGCGTCTGGTCTCTCTGCCTCTCTCCCGTGGATACGCGTGCAACAACAGTTCTCTCTGCTCTCTGTGATTTTTTTAATCTTaccttttttttaatataattttaaatctaacactatcggttttttttaaattgacacttttggccgcgcctattgccctggcgcggccaaatgcctgtgccgc encodes:
- the LOC136472369 gene encoding RING-H2 finger protein ATL80-like, whose amino-acid sequence is MSTPRDREEKPISTGAPVPSGGTASAPSLAVQAAVMAAALAIFVLFAAASALLLLVLVLALAARAFRHHRGSRYRVPSLDPSSPSPPPLRTGFSPADIRLLPSFAFPGGCGGSDEAADSASCAVCLEAARAGERWRAMPACTHAFHAACVDRWLARTPACRTAVAVTTS